A window of the Terriglobia bacterium genome harbors these coding sequences:
- the argJ gene encoding bifunctional glutamate N-acetyltransferase/amino-acid acetyltransferase ArgJ, whose translation MPSWNAVEGSLATPKGFRAAAAAAGIKKAPGALDLALIVCDAPGASAAAVFTTNRAAAAPVLLCRQHLKKNRGRARAIIVNSGNANACTGRAGLAVAEQTAKAVAKMLGVRPEEVFVSSTGVIGTPLNLDLILHQLPALIEILSVESAPEVARAIMTTDSFPKSAVLQSTIGGKTVTLAGVAKGAGMIHPKMATMLSYVTTDAAVAPSALQKMLRDAVDASFNRITVDGDTSTNDSVVALASGQSGAAIRPGGPEAKTFQQGLAELCQTLARMIVKDGEGATKIARIDVRGAGSRSDAERVARAVANSPLVKTALAGGDPNWGRIVCAAGYSGAAIDASTVDVSVNGLYLCRRGVHAGFDEAAAKKELDKSELTISINLHQGKTNAWVWTCDFTHEYIRINASRS comes from the coding sequence ATGCCCAGTTGGAATGCCGTTGAAGGAAGCCTTGCTACGCCCAAAGGCTTCCGCGCCGCCGCGGCTGCCGCTGGAATCAAGAAAGCCCCCGGCGCACTGGACCTTGCGCTGATTGTTTGCGACGCTCCTGGAGCAAGCGCCGCCGCGGTGTTCACGACGAACCGGGCGGCCGCCGCGCCGGTGCTCCTGTGCCGGCAACATCTGAAGAAGAACCGGGGGCGCGCGCGGGCGATCATCGTCAACTCAGGCAACGCCAATGCCTGCACGGGGCGCGCGGGGCTAGCGGTGGCTGAGCAGACGGCCAAAGCCGTGGCCAAAATGCTGGGAGTGCGTCCCGAAGAGGTTTTTGTCTCCTCCACCGGCGTGATCGGAACACCCTTGAACCTGGATTTGATTCTGCACCAGCTTCCGGCCTTGATTGAGATCCTCTCCGTCGAAAGCGCTCCGGAAGTTGCGCGAGCAATCATGACCACTGACAGCTTTCCCAAATCTGCAGTGCTGCAATCAACGATCGGCGGCAAGACCGTGACGCTCGCCGGAGTAGCCAAAGGCGCCGGCATGATCCATCCCAAAATGGCCACCATGCTCTCTTACGTCACGACGGACGCCGCTGTTGCCCCCTCGGCTCTGCAAAAGATGCTGCGCGATGCTGTGGATGCATCATTCAACCGCATCACCGTTGACGGAGACACTTCAACCAATGACAGCGTGGTGGCGCTCGCGAGTGGCCAATCCGGAGCCGCCATCCGGCCCGGCGGGCCTGAGGCAAAAACGTTCCAGCAGGGACTGGCCGAACTCTGCCAGACGCTTGCCCGGATGATTGTCAAGGATGGTGAAGGCGCCACAAAGATCGCGCGAATCGACGTTCGCGGGGCCGGGAGCCGGTCTGACGCCGAGCGCGTGGCCCGGGCGGTGGCCAATTCGCCACTGGTGAAAACGGCGCTTGCAGGAGGCGATCCCAACTGGGGGCGGATTGTATGCGCCGCAGGTTACTCCGGCGCCGCCATCGATGCCTCAACGGTGGACGTCTCTGTCAACGGCCTCTACCTTTGCCGCCGCGGCGTCCACGCAGGCTTTGACGAAGCCGCCGCGAAAAAGGAACTCGACAAGAGCGAACTCACGATCAGTATTAATCTGCACCAGGGCAAGACCAACGCCTGGGTGTGGACCTGCGACTTTACCCACGAATATATTCGAATCAATGCTTCAAGGTCATAG
- the glmS gene encoding glutamine--fructose-6-phosphate transaminase (isomerizing), which produces MSGIIGYLGNKRVVPVLLEGLQRLQYRGYDSAGLAVMKDGKLTIRRAIGKLRNLEDVIRLNPLDGTCGIGETRWATHGAPTEENAHPHRDCHGTVAVVHNGIIENYMELKQELAEEGHTFTTETDTEVIAHLIEKYLDGPSPPAGRVTLDDAVRAAVERLTGSFALAIMSAGDLDKIVVVRQGPPAVIGLGKNEYLVASDVPAILYHTRDLFFLADGDIAVLTPNGVKLMDFHGEPVTRRVQHISWDPILAEKGGFKHFTLKEIYEQPRAVRDTALGRVSSETGQIFLDEMEITEDEFCAFREIKIVAAGTSRHAGLAGKIMFERLARVPTEVDYASEFRYRDPLVDSRTLTVLITQSGETADTIAGQREAQAKGSKTLAICNVLGSMVPREANGTIYTHAGPEIGVGSTKTFTSQLIGLYLFAVYLGQLRGLVPPAESRELLSALTALPRQLEHVLQKDEEYEELARHFDRASDFLFLGRGVHFPVALEGAMKMKKVSYIHAEAYPAGELKHGPIALITEGLPVVVMATCDNKSADSRLRYERTVSNIKEAKARGAVIVGLVTEGDREVQEMADHLITIPQTNEYLSAVLEVIPLQLLAYHIAVLRGCDVDQPRNLAKSVTVE; this is translated from the coding sequence ATGTCAGGAATAATCGGATACCTTGGAAATAAACGCGTAGTCCCTGTGCTGCTGGAAGGGCTGCAGCGGCTTCAATATCGCGGGTATGACTCCGCGGGCCTGGCGGTGATGAAGGACGGCAAGCTGACCATCCGGCGGGCTATAGGGAAACTTCGGAACCTCGAAGACGTCATTCGGCTCAATCCACTGGACGGCACGTGCGGCATCGGTGAGACGCGATGGGCCACGCACGGAGCGCCGACGGAAGAAAACGCCCACCCGCATCGCGACTGCCATGGCACGGTAGCGGTGGTGCATAACGGCATCATTGAAAACTACATGGAGCTGAAGCAGGAGCTGGCGGAAGAAGGGCATACATTCACCACCGAGACCGACACCGAGGTGATTGCGCATCTGATTGAGAAATATCTGGACGGGCCTTCGCCGCCTGCGGGGCGCGTTACGCTGGACGATGCGGTGCGGGCCGCCGTCGAGCGGCTGACCGGGTCATTCGCCCTGGCGATCATGTCGGCAGGGGACCTGGACAAGATTGTCGTCGTCCGCCAGGGACCTCCGGCTGTGATCGGGCTGGGAAAGAACGAATACCTGGTTGCCAGCGACGTCCCCGCCATCCTTTATCACACTCGCGATCTGTTTTTCCTCGCTGATGGCGACATTGCGGTGCTGACACCGAACGGCGTGAAGCTGATGGATTTTCATGGCGAGCCCGTCACCCGCCGCGTGCAACACATCAGTTGGGACCCGATTCTGGCGGAAAAAGGCGGATTCAAGCACTTCACGCTGAAGGAGATCTACGAGCAGCCGCGCGCCGTGCGCGATACGGCGCTGGGCCGTGTTTCGTCGGAAACGGGCCAGATTTTCCTCGACGAAATGGAAATCACCGAGGACGAATTCTGCGCCTTCCGGGAGATCAAGATCGTGGCCGCCGGCACGTCGCGCCATGCCGGGCTGGCAGGCAAGATCATGTTTGAGCGGCTGGCGCGAGTACCCACAGAGGTGGATTACGCATCGGAATTCCGCTATCGCGATCCGCTAGTAGACTCCCGCACACTGACGGTGCTGATCACGCAGTCGGGCGAGACGGCGGACACCATCGCGGGCCAGCGCGAGGCCCAGGCCAAAGGCTCCAAGACCCTGGCCATCTGCAACGTGCTCGGCAGCATGGTGCCCCGGGAAGCCAACGGGACCATCTATACGCATGCGGGGCCGGAAATTGGCGTCGGTTCCACCAAAACCTTTACCTCGCAGCTCATTGGACTTTACCTGTTCGCGGTTTACCTGGGCCAGCTTCGCGGCCTCGTTCCGCCGGCCGAGTCCAGGGAATTGCTCAGCGCTCTAACGGCGCTGCCGCGGCAACTTGAGCACGTCCTGCAAAAAGATGAAGAATACGAGGAGCTGGCCCGCCACTTTGACCGCGCTTCAGACTTCCTCTTCCTTGGCCGTGGCGTCCATTTTCCGGTGGCCCTGGAAGGCGCGATGAAAATGAAAAAGGTATCCTATATTCACGCGGAAGCCTATCCAGCCGGCGAACTGAAGCACGGACCGATCGCTCTCATCACGGAGGGCCTGCCCGTGGTGGTGATGGCGACGTGCGACAACAAGTCCGCCGACTCCAGGCTTCGCTACGAAAGGACAGTTTCGAACATCAAGGAAGCCAAAGCCCGCGGGGCCGTGATCGTCGGCCTGGTTACGGAGGGCGACCGCGAAGTGCAGGAGATGGCAGACCACCTGATCACCATTCCACAGACCAATGAATACCTTTCCGCGGTCCTTGAGGTCATACCTCTTCAGTTGCTGGCTTATCACATCGCGGTCTTGCGCGGCTGCGACGTTGACCAGCCCAGAAATCTGGCGAAATCGGTGACCGTGGAATAG
- the selD gene encoding selenide, water dikinase SelD, which translates to MSPSILDSVLPRLPKQSDPNVLVGFDTGDDAGVYLIAPDIALVQTVDFFTPIVDDPWTFGQIAATNSLSDVYAMGGRPVSALSIVGFPNTGRDLDMLEQILQGGVAKMQEAGCTVIGGHSIGDDEIKFGFAVTGVVDPKRVLANRGARPGDRLVLTKRLGTGIIATALKKRKASEAAVSASVESMRTLNRVGSEVALEFDVHAATDITGFGLLGHLHAMASASKVSMVIDHTEIEFLPGALDYSRQGYLPGGLKRNAEFVSACVEFDPKVPQEIRNLFFDPQTSGGLLLVVGESDSAALVKKLTERGVRARQVGRVVEKTTPLLRVD; encoded by the coding sequence TTGAGTCCAAGTATTTTGGACTCGGTGCTGCCCAGGCTGCCGAAACAGTCTGATCCCAACGTTCTCGTCGGCTTCGATACCGGCGACGATGCGGGCGTGTATCTGATCGCACCTGACATCGCGCTGGTGCAGACGGTTGACTTCTTCACGCCCATCGTGGATGATCCGTGGACGTTTGGCCAGATTGCCGCCACAAACTCCCTGAGCGACGTTTACGCCATGGGTGGACGTCCGGTTTCCGCGCTTTCGATCGTAGGTTTCCCAAACACGGGCCGCGACCTGGACATGCTGGAACAAATCCTGCAGGGCGGCGTGGCCAAGATGCAGGAGGCGGGCTGCACGGTGATTGGCGGGCACTCGATCGGGGATGACGAAATCAAGTTCGGATTCGCTGTCACAGGAGTGGTGGACCCCAAGCGTGTGCTGGCCAACCGGGGAGCGCGCCCGGGCGACCGGCTGGTCCTCACCAAGCGTCTCGGCACCGGGATCATCGCCACGGCGCTGAAAAAGCGGAAAGCGAGTGAAGCCGCAGTCAGCGCCTCCGTTGAATCGATGCGGACGCTTAACCGCGTGGGCAGCGAAGTGGCCCTCGAATTCGATGTGCATGCCGCCACGGACATCACGGGCTTCGGGTTGCTGGGCCACCTGCACGCCATGGCCTCGGCCAGCAAGGTCAGCATGGTGATCGACCATACCGAGATCGAGTTCCTTCCCGGCGCTCTCGACTATTCGCGCCAGGGCTATCTTCCCGGTGGGCTGAAAAGAAACGCCGAGTTCGTGAGCGCCTGCGTCGAGTTTGACCCGAAGGTCCCGCAGGAAATCCGCAACCTGTTTTTCGATCCGCAGACCAGCGGCGGACTGCTGCTGGTGGTAGGCGAAAGCGATTCAGCAGCGCTGGTAAAGAAGCTCACAGAACGCGGAGTTCGCGCCCGGCAGGTGGGCCGAGTGGTGGAAAAAACCACCCCCTTGCTGCGGGTGGATTAA
- the aroF gene encoding 3-deoxy-7-phosphoheptulonate synthase, translated as MIISMRPHATREEIDYVCERIREFGYKVHSIEGEERVVIGVIGVGDVTACLESLEATPGVEHAVRISAPYKFVSKEFKQERSRIRVNGSEIGGDEFVVMAGPCSVENEDQILETAEAVAAAGAKVLRGGAFKPRTSPYDFQGLALEGLKLLAKARQATGLAIVTEVMSEGDVDTVAEYADVMQVGARNMQNFSLLKALGKCPRPVLLKRGMSSTIKELLMSAEYITAHGNPNIILCERGIRTFETATRNTCDIAAVPVLSELTHLPVILDPSHATGKRSVVPALCRAAVAIGADGLIVEVHPQPEKAMSDGAQSLRTEQFATMMADLEPYIRLWKESRVSAAAASV; from the coding sequence ATGATCATTTCCATGCGGCCGCATGCCACCAGGGAAGAAATTGACTACGTTTGCGAGCGGATACGCGAATTCGGATACAAGGTGCATTCCATCGAGGGCGAAGAAAGGGTGGTGATTGGCGTGATTGGTGTAGGCGATGTGACGGCTTGTCTGGAATCCCTGGAAGCGACTCCCGGAGTGGAGCACGCGGTGCGAATCTCGGCGCCCTACAAATTTGTGAGCAAAGAATTCAAGCAGGAGCGCTCGCGGATTCGCGTGAACGGCTCGGAGATCGGCGGCGACGAGTTTGTGGTGATGGCCGGGCCCTGCTCGGTGGAAAACGAGGACCAGATTCTCGAAACCGCGGAAGCCGTGGCCGCCGCCGGCGCCAAAGTACTGCGCGGCGGCGCCTTCAAGCCGCGGACCTCGCCTTATGATTTTCAGGGCCTGGCGCTCGAAGGGCTTAAGCTGCTGGCCAAAGCGCGCCAGGCCACCGGGCTTGCCATTGTGACGGAAGTGATGAGCGAAGGCGACGTGGACACGGTGGCGGAGTACGCCGATGTTATGCAGGTAGGCGCGCGCAACATGCAGAATTTCTCGCTGCTGAAGGCGCTGGGCAAATGCCCGCGGCCGGTGCTGCTGAAGCGCGGCATGAGCTCGACTATCAAGGAGCTGCTGATGTCCGCCGAATACATCACGGCGCACGGCAATCCCAACATCATTCTCTGCGAACGTGGCATCCGCACGTTCGAGACGGCTACGCGAAATACCTGCGACATCGCCGCCGTCCCTGTGCTCAGCGAGCTCACACACTTGCCGGTGATTCTTGACCCCAGCCACGCGACGGGCAAGCGGAGCGTGGTGCCTGCTCTCTGCCGCGCTGCCGTGGCCATTGGGGCAGACGGCCTGATCGTTGAGGTCCACCCGCAGCCGGAAAAGGCCATGAGCGACGGCGCGCAATCGCTCAGGACCGAACAGTTCGCAACCATGATGGCGGACCTGGAGCCTTACATCCGGCTCTGGAAGGAGAGCCGCGTTTCAGCCGCTGCAGCCTCGGTCTAG
- a CDS encoding glycine C-acetyltransferase, which translates to MYGSIREHLTVRLDEIRQAGLYKNERTLNSPQQTRVELQSGESVLNMCANNYLGLANHPAIVQAAREALERWGYGLSSVRFICGKQAIHQELEEALSRFLRTDDAVLYSSCFDANGGLFETLLDADDAVISDELNHASIIDGIRLCKAKRYRYRNGDMSDLEEKLKQAKAEARYALVATDGVFSMDGYVAKLDEICDLAEKYGALVMVDDSHAVGFMGEHGRGTPEHCGVEGRVDIITGTLGKALGGASGGYTTGRKEIIELLRQRSRPYLFSNSVSPSIVAASLKVLDLLQGSGELRERLMENTRFFRQRMTALGFSIVPGEHPIVPIMIGDAAKATRMADALLQKGIYVVGFSYPVVPQGKARIRVQISAAHTRDDLEFAVQSFKEVQASIA; encoded by the coding sequence TTGTACGGAAGCATCCGCGAACATTTGACAGTACGTCTCGATGAAATCCGGCAGGCCGGCCTCTACAAGAACGAGAGAACGCTGAATTCCCCGCAGCAGACGCGGGTGGAACTGCAGAGCGGCGAAAGCGTGCTGAACATGTGCGCCAACAATTACCTGGGACTGGCCAACCATCCGGCCATTGTGCAGGCGGCGAGGGAGGCGCTCGAACGCTGGGGTTACGGTCTCTCGTCGGTTCGATTCATTTGCGGCAAACAAGCCATCCACCAGGAACTGGAAGAGGCGCTGAGCCGCTTTCTCCGGACCGATGACGCCGTCCTCTACAGTTCCTGTTTTGACGCCAATGGCGGGCTGTTTGAAACGCTGCTGGACGCCGATGACGCCGTGATCTCCGACGAACTGAACCACGCCAGCATCATTGACGGCATCCGGCTGTGCAAAGCAAAGCGGTATCGCTATCGCAATGGCGACATGAGCGACCTGGAAGAAAAGTTGAAACAGGCCAAAGCGGAGGCTCGCTACGCGCTCGTGGCGACGGACGGCGTGTTCTCCATGGACGGGTACGTCGCGAAGCTCGACGAGATCTGCGATCTCGCTGAAAAGTATGGCGCGCTGGTGATGGTGGACGATTCGCACGCCGTGGGATTCATGGGCGAGCACGGGCGTGGCACACCGGAACATTGCGGCGTCGAGGGCCGGGTGGACATCATTACAGGGACGCTGGGCAAGGCGCTCGGCGGCGCGAGTGGCGGCTACACCACGGGGCGCAAAGAAATCATCGAACTGCTGCGCCAGCGCTCGAGGCCTTACCTTTTTTCCAATTCCGTGTCACCCTCCATCGTAGCTGCGTCACTGAAAGTGCTCGACCTGCTGCAGGGGTCAGGGGAGCTGCGCGAGCGATTGATGGAAAACACGCGCTTCTTTCGCCAGCGGATGACGGCGCTGGGGTTCTCTATTGTGCCGGGCGAGCACCCGATTGTGCCCATCATGATCGGCGATGCCGCCAAGGCCACGCGCATGGCCGATGCGCTGCTCCAGAAGGGCATCTACGTGGTCGGCTTCTCCTATCCCGTGGTGCCACAGGGCAAGGCGCGCATCCGCGTGCAGATTTCCGCCGCGCACACACGAGACGACCTCGAGTTCGCTGTGCAGAGCTTTAAGGAAGTGCAGGCCTCGATAGCGTAA
- a CDS encoding RNA polymerase sigma factor, which yields MDFQSLYEKHAPAVRRFALFLCGNPEMADDITSETFLRALQAHGEIRQPTVRSYLFAIAQNAYRDLRRRSHRETELDEKRPDTAITAQAHFEQKEELSAVLAALQELPETDRAILLMRVVDEMPYEEIASALDVSVTTAKVKVHRARAKLMAIREPASEKLTGSGEKL from the coding sequence ATGGATTTTCAAAGCCTCTACGAGAAGCATGCTCCGGCAGTGCGGCGGTTCGCCCTGTTCTTATGCGGCAATCCGGAGATGGCGGACGACATCACTTCGGAGACCTTTTTGCGTGCATTGCAGGCTCACGGAGAAATTCGCCAGCCGACGGTGAGAAGCTACCTCTTCGCCATTGCGCAGAATGCGTATCGTGACCTGCGGAGGCGGTCGCACCGAGAGACAGAGCTTGACGAGAAAAGACCCGACACAGCAATCACCGCTCAAGCACATTTTGAACAGAAAGAGGAATTGAGCGCGGTGCTTGCGGCGTTGCAGGAATTGCCGGAGACAGATCGCGCCATTCTGCTGATGCGTGTTGTGGATGAAATGCCCTACGAGGAAATTGCCTCCGCCCTGGATGTGTCCGTAACTACCGCCAAGGTGAAAGTGCACCGCGCGCGGGCGAAGCTAATGGCCATTCGAGAGCCTGCGAGCGAGAAGTTGACTGGTTCGGGAGAAAAGCTATGA
- the tdh gene encoding L-threonine 3-dehydrogenase, which translates to MKALVKSRADKGLWVEDVPKPAIGINDVLIRVQLAGICGTDLHIYDWDDWAQKTIPVPLVIGHEFVGEIAEVGSNVTDFEPGMVVSGEGHVVCGRCRNCLAGRRHLCAHSKGVGVGRPGAFAEYVALPMTNIWRHSPVVPLEIASIFDPFGNAVHTALQFPVLGEDVLITGAGPIGLMAAAVARHAGARFVVISDLVPERLKLAEKMGVTRAIDPRKTPLEQVQKELGMQEGFDVGLEMSGNPAAFRSMLSNMSHGGRIAMLGIPNQEMSINWNEVIFNMLTIRGIYGREMYETWYKMTVMLESGLDISSVITHRLKWQEYEKGFDAMRAGNCGKVILDWRA; encoded by the coding sequence ATGAAAGCACTGGTAAAAAGCCGGGCAGATAAGGGCCTGTGGGTTGAAGATGTTCCCAAACCGGCGATTGGGATCAACGACGTCCTCATCCGCGTGCAACTGGCGGGCATCTGCGGTACCGATCTGCACATTTATGACTGGGACGACTGGGCCCAAAAGACCATTCCCGTGCCGCTCGTGATCGGCCACGAATTCGTCGGCGAGATCGCCGAGGTGGGCTCGAACGTCACCGACTTTGAGCCCGGCATGGTGGTGAGCGGCGAGGGCCATGTGGTTTGCGGCCGCTGCCGGAACTGCCTGGCCGGTCGGCGGCACCTATGCGCGCATTCCAAGGGGGTGGGCGTGGGACGTCCCGGCGCTTTCGCTGAATACGTCGCTCTGCCGATGACCAACATCTGGCGGCACAGTCCCGTTGTGCCGCTGGAAATTGCCTCGATTTTTGATCCCTTCGGTAATGCCGTCCACACGGCGCTGCAGTTTCCTGTGCTGGGTGAGGACGTGCTGATCACAGGCGCTGGGCCTATCGGGCTGATGGCCGCAGCGGTGGCGCGCCATGCCGGGGCGCGCTTTGTGGTGATCTCAGACCTGGTTCCGGAGCGCCTGAAGCTGGCTGAGAAGATGGGCGTGACACGGGCCATCGATCCCAGGAAAACTCCGCTTGAGCAGGTGCAGAAAGAGCTGGGCATGCAGGAGGGATTCGACGTGGGCCTTGAAATGTCCGGCAATCCGGCGGCCTTTCGGAGCATGCTGAGCAACATGAGCCATGGCGGCAGGATCGCCATGCTCGGCATCCCCAACCAGGAAATGTCCATCAACTGGAACGAGGTGATCTTCAACATGCTGACCATCAGGGGCATCTACGGCCGCGAGATGTACGAGACCTGGTACAAGATGACCGTGATGCTGGAATCGGGCCTGGACATCAGCTCCGTGATTACGCACCGCCTGAAGTGGCAGGAGTACGAAAAAGGCTTTGACGCCATGCGGGCCGGCAATTGCGGCAAGGTGATTCTGGACTGGAGGGCATAA